In Edaphobacter aggregans, the sequence CGATGAAGAAGCTTACCACTACGATGATGCAGCAGACACTCAACAAGCAGGACCGATGCCTGACCGTCGGTCTGGATCTGGGCGACAGGTCGAGCTTTTATTGCGTGCTCGATGAAGCAGGTAACGTCCTGATGGAGCAGAAGGTGAGCACGACGCCCAAGGCGATAAAAGAGATCTTCGGAGCGATGCCTCGGAGTCGTATCGCACTGGAGACCGGAACGCATTCACCGTGGGTAAGCCGGTTGCTTAGCGAACTGGGTCATGAGGCGATCGTGGCGCACGCGCGCAGCGTGCGACTGATCGGGGAGAGCAGGCGCAAGGATGATCGGCTTGACGCCATGACGCTCGCGCGACTGGTACGGATCGATCCACATCTGTTGTGCCCAGTGAAGCATCGCAGCGCCGAGGCACAAGCGGATCTGACGGTGATCCGAGCGCGAGCCGCTCTGGTCCGTACACGAACGATGTTGGTCAACGCGGCCCGCGGCCTGACGAAGTCCTACGGGGAACGACTCCGCGGATGCAACGCACGCGGGATGAACCCGAAGGCAGCTCAGGATCTGAGTCCGGAGTTGAAGTATGCGCTGGAGCCGATGATGCTCGAGATAGAGTCGGCCAGCGAACGGATCTGCGAGTACGATCAGATGCTCGAGTCTATGGCGCGGGACAGGTATCCAGAAGCGGAGCTGCTGAAGCAGATCAAGGGAGTGGGAACGCTCATCGCCCTCACCTACATGCTGACGCTGGAAGATCCTTATCGTTTCCGCAAGAGCCGGGATGCAGCCTGCTACGTGGGGCTCCAACCTGGAAGGCGCAACTCGGGACAGAGCGAGCCGCAGATGCACATCAGCAAAGAGGGCGATCCGTACCTGCGAGCACTCCTGGTGCAGGCTGCACATCATGTGCTCGGTCCGTGGGGAGTTGACAGCGATCTGCGCCGTTGGGGCATGAAGCTGGCTGAGCACGGAGGCAAGCGCGGGAAGAAACGCGCCGTGATCGCAGTTGCGCGTAAGCTGGCCGTCCTGCTGCATCGACTCTGGGTGAGCGGAGATGTTTATGTGCCGATACGGCCAGGCGGCCGGGACACACTGCCGGCAGTGGCATAGTTCAGTCCAGATATGCGGAGGTTTACCGTCATAAGCCGAGTTCCGGTGACTGCGTCATTGGCCTGGCCCAACACTCCATCTGCAAGATCGAGTGAAAGGTCGCACTAACAGGTGGCAGCACCGGCTGAATCGAGAACACCCAACTTGCACCGAGCGAGCAAACGCTCACACCAGAGTGCGGATGGAAGGGTGGCGACAATAGCGGCAGCTCGGCGTGCAAGCAATCGCGTTCAGACCGGCAGGGAGATGAATTTGTCCCGAACTACACAAAAACGGGTTGACACCGACCGGCCTTCTCATGGAAGGCCAATTCACTCATCGAGATTTCCGGCTCGACGTTAGTCAACACAAGCGCGTTTATCAGTGCTGACGTGAAAGTCGATTCTGGCAGCGTC encodes:
- a CDS encoding IS110 family transposase, which gives rise to MKKLTTTMMQQTLNKQDRCLTVGLDLGDRSSFYCVLDEAGNVLMEQKVSTTPKAIKEIFGAMPRSRIALETGTHSPWVSRLLSELGHEAIVAHARSVRLIGESRRKDDRLDAMTLARLVRIDPHLLCPVKHRSAEAQADLTVIRARAALVRTRTMLVNAARGLTKSYGERLRGCNARGMNPKAAQDLSPELKYALEPMMLEIESASERICEYDQMLESMARDRYPEAELLKQIKGVGTLIALTYMLTLEDPYRFRKSRDAACYVGLQPGRRNSGQSEPQMHISKEGDPYLRALLVQAAHHVLGPWGVDSDLRRWGMKLAEHGGKRGKKRAVIAVARKLAVLLHRLWVSGDVYVPIRPGGRDTLPAVA